One Pseudomonas syringae CC1557 genomic window, ACGGCAATGATGGTCAGGGTCAGCGGGCTGGCATTCTGCACTTGCAGCGTGACGCCGGAGAAGGCCAGCTTCAGGCCGAACACCGGGTAGGCCACAGCCCAGACCAATGCGGCGCTGAACAGCGCCTGTTTGAAAGACTTGCTCATACTTTCTCAACCTCCGGACGACCCAGAATACCGGTCGGTCGGAACAGCAGCACCAGGACCAGCAGGCCGAAAGCCACGACGTCCTTGTACTGATCACCAAAAATGTCGGCGCCGAAGGCTTCGGCGACGCCCAGCACCAGGCCACCGAGCACTGCGCCCGGAATCGAACCGATACCGCCCAGTACTGCGGCAGTGAACGCTTTCAGACCGACGAGGAAGCCCGCGTTGGGGTTGATCACGCCGTATTGCATGCTCAGCAGCATCGCAGCGACGGCTGCGAGTGCCGCACCGATCACGAAGGTCAGGGCGATGATGTTGTTGGTGTTGATCCCCAGTAGGTTGGCCATCTTCATGTCTTCGGCGCAGGCGCGGCAGGCGCGGCCCATTCGCGAGCGGGAAATGAACAGGGTCAGGCCGGTCATGGCCAGCAGAGTGACGACAAACACCACGATCTGCATGTAGGAAATCAGCACCTCCTGCGAACCACCTGGCCCGAACGACAGGCTGCCGGGCAGCAGGTTGGGAATGGCAAAGTTGCCGGAACCCTGGGAAAGCTGAACCGAGTTCTGCAGGAAGATCGACATGCCGATCGCAGAAATCAGTGGAATCAAACGGTTGCTGTTGCGCAACGGGCGGTAGGCTACGCGCTCGATGCTGTATCCGTAGGCGCTGGTCACGATAATAGTTGCGGCAAAACCGGCAATCATCAGCAACGGCAGGCTGTGAATCCCCAGCATCGCCAGACCGGCGAGTGCCATGAAAGCAACATAGGAACCGATCATGTACACCTCGCCGTGGGCGAAGTTGATCATTCCGATGATGCCGTAGACCATCGTGTATCCGATGGCGATCAATGCATACGTACTGCCAATGGTCAGGCCATTGACCAGTTGCTGCATGTAGTG contains:
- the livH gene encoding high-affinity branched-chain amino acid ABC transporter permease LivH produces the protein MPELFHYMQQLVNGLTIGSTYALIAIGYTMVYGIIGMINFAHGEVYMIGSYVAFMALAGLAMLGIHSLPLLMIAGFAATIIVTSAYGYSIERVAYRPLRNSNRLIPLISAIGMSIFLQNSVQLSQGSGNFAIPNLLPGSLSFGPGGSQEVLISYMQIVVFVVTLLAMTGLTLFISRSRMGRACRACAEDMKMANLLGINTNNIIALTFVIGAALAAVAAMLLSMQYGVINPNAGFLVGLKAFTAAVLGGIGSIPGAVLGGLVLGVAEAFGADIFGDQYKDVVAFGLLVLVLLFRPTGILGRPEVEKV